The following proteins are co-located in the Pedobacter frigiditerrae genome:
- a CDS encoding PQQ-binding-like beta-propeller repeat protein, protein MKKIIVIAFLFFSTAAFAQSFKYAFVSDTHIGSANADEDLRRTVADINSQPELEFTIITGDITEMGTNEELKLAREILSGLKKPYYIMPGNHDTGWSESGGVSFIKEFGYDKFTFDYKGYRFIGCASGPYVRMSDGHIPRDATVWLTDVLKKTPKEMPVIFANHYPIDNSLDNWYEVTDRLKAKNIQYIICGHGHNNHQYNFEGIPATMGRSNLRAKDSIGGYNVVNMTKDTVYFSLKKPMQTLLPSWRKIPLKTFVHQSLKAYDRPNYDVNKKYAAVKELWTYHSNANVVNTPAYSDNVVVFGNSLGLIEALNKSTGKRLWSYQTKGAIYSSPVATKQVVILGSGDGNIYALNIANGKLVWKVTTEHSVLGSPVIDGKTVFIGGSDHNFRALDIKTGKVIWKHEGIEGAVVGKPLIYRGKVIFGSWGRHLYALDLKTGSLAWKWNNGNMNRMFSPAMVTPVATNGVVYIAAPDRFLTAIDVNNGQTLWRNKAAGVRESIGLSADSTTVYGKTMQDEIVGYTTQNADPGVAWKFNVGFGYEHAPSQLIEMDGKVFFGTRNGVVYVFDPKTKQNLWAHKIDNSMVNTVNVIDGKTVLVSTMDGKVTLLKSINN, encoded by the coding sequence ATGAAAAAGATAATTGTTATCGCTTTTCTATTTTTTAGTACTGCTGCTTTTGCCCAAAGCTTTAAGTATGCCTTTGTAAGCGATACTCATATTGGTAGCGCAAATGCGGATGAAGATTTAAGAAGAACTGTGGCTGATATTAACAGTCAGCCTGAATTGGAATTTACCATCATAACCGGCGACATTACCGAAATGGGTACAAATGAGGAGTTAAAACTTGCTCGGGAAATCCTATCGGGATTGAAAAAACCATATTATATCATGCCTGGTAATCATGATACAGGTTGGTCTGAATCCGGAGGTGTTAGTTTTATTAAGGAATTTGGTTACGATAAATTCACTTTTGATTATAAAGGTTATCGTTTTATTGGCTGTGCATCTGGACCTTATGTACGCATGTCTGATGGTCATATACCAAGAGATGCTACAGTTTGGTTAACCGATGTTTTAAAGAAAACACCAAAGGAAATGCCTGTTATTTTTGCCAACCACTACCCTATTGACAACAGTTTAGACAATTGGTATGAAGTTACAGACAGGTTAAAAGCAAAAAACATTCAATACATCATTTGCGGACATGGACATAACAATCATCAGTATAATTTCGAAGGAATTCCTGCTACAATGGGTCGCTCTAATTTAAGAGCAAAAGATAGCATTGGTGGCTATAACGTGGTTAATATGACTAAAGACACGGTTTATTTTTCACTTAAAAAGCCTATGCAGACGTTATTGCCATCTTGGCGAAAAATCCCGCTAAAAACTTTTGTTCATCAGTCTTTAAAAGCATACGACAGACCTAATTACGATGTCAATAAAAAATATGCAGCTGTAAAAGAGTTGTGGACTTATCATTCTAACGCAAACGTAGTAAACACACCAGCCTACAGCGATAACGTTGTTGTTTTCGGAAATAGTTTAGGATTAATTGAAGCATTGAATAAATCAACAGGTAAAAGACTGTGGAGTTATCAAACTAAAGGAGCTATTTATTCATCGCCCGTGGCAACTAAACAAGTTGTTATTTTAGGTTCTGGAGATGGAAACATTTATGCGTTAAACATCGCCAATGGCAAATTAGTTTGGAAAGTAACAACTGAACATTCTGTTTTGGGCTCTCCCGTAATTGATGGTAAAACCGTTTTTATTGGTGGAAGTGACCATAATTTTAGAGCATTGGATATTAAAACCGGAAAAGTAATTTGGAAACATGAAGGCATTGAAGGTGCGGTTGTTGGCAAACCGTTAATTTACAGAGGAAAAGTTATTTTTGGATCATGGGGCAGGCATTTATATGCTTTAGACTTAAAAACTGGAAGCCTTGCTTGGAAATGGAACAACGGAAATATGAACCGGATGTTCTCGCCAGCAATGGTTACCCCTGTTGCTACAAATGGAGTTGTTTACATTGCCGCACCAGATCGTTTTTTAACTGCTATCGATGTAAATAATGGACAAACTTTATGGAGAAATAAGGCGGCAGGCGTACGCGAATCTATTGGATTATCTGCTGATAGCACAACCGTTTATGGTAAAACAATGCAAGATGAAATAGTAGGTTATACTACTCAAAATGCAGACCCAGGTGTAGCTTGGAAATTTAATGTTGGCTTTGGATATGAGCATGCACCATCGCAATTAATAGAGATGGACGGAAAGGTGTTTTTTGGGACAAGGAATGGTGTAGTTTATGTTTTTGACCCTAAAACAAAGCAAAATTTGTGGGCTCATAAAATAGATAATTCTATGGTTAACACAGTTAATGTAATCGATGGAAAAACTGTACTGGTAAGCACTATGGATGGGAAAGTAACCCTATTAAAAAGCATTAATAATTAA
- a CDS encoding pyrimidine/purine nucleoside phosphorylase — translation MIQENQYFDGNVKSLGYATAEGKSTIGIINPGEYEFGTAQKEIMHIIEGSLSALLPDNQEWKVFNTGSNFEVPANSSFKVKTEIQAAYLCQYR, via the coding sequence ATGATACAAGAAAACCAATATTTTGATGGCAATGTAAAGTCTTTAGGTTACGCTACTGCGGAAGGAAAATCTACAATAGGGATAATTAATCCTGGTGAGTATGAATTTGGAACCGCTCAAAAAGAAATCATGCACATTATTGAGGGTTCATTATCAGCATTGCTTCCAGATAACCAAGAATGGAAAGTTTTTAATACAGGAAGTAATTTTGAAGTACCAGCAAACTCTTCTTTTAAGGTAAAGACCGAAATACAGGCAGCTTACCTTTGCCAATACAGATAA
- the guaB gene encoding IMP dehydrogenase gives MQLDPNKFIATGLTYDDVLLVPAYSEILPRDVNTATFLTKKIKLNVPLISAAMDTVTEAELAIAIAQNGGIGMLHKNMTIDRQAEEVRKVKRSESGMIQDPVTLLETSVVADAFKIMKEHKIGGIPVVSADNKLVGIITNRDLRFQKDMARPIAEVMTKDNLITAPEGTNLVQAEEILQNYKIEKLPVVNAEGYLCGLITFKDISKVKNYPVACKDERGRLRVGAAVGVTADTLQRVDALVKAGVDVITIDTAHGHSKGVVDKLKEVKAKYPDLQVIVGNIATGAAAKFLADAGADAVKVGIGPGSICTTRIIAGVGVPQLYAVFECAKALKGTGVPVIADGGIKHTGDIAKAIASGASTVMAGSLFAGVEESPGETIIYEGRKFKSYRGMGSIEAMEQGSKDRYFQDVEDDIKKLVPEGIVGRVPFKGTLAEVMYQYIGGLRASMGYCGAATIEKLQEAQFVQITAAGMRESHPHDITITKEAPNYTR, from the coding sequence ATGCAACTCGATCCCAACAAATTTATTGCAACAGGTTTAACGTACGATGACGTATTGTTAGTGCCCGCATATTCAGAGATTTTGCCCCGTGATGTTAATACAGCAACATTTTTAACAAAAAAAATTAAGCTTAACGTTCCATTAATTTCTGCTGCCATGGACACGGTAACTGAAGCAGAATTAGCTATTGCCATTGCTCAAAATGGAGGCATCGGAATGCTTCACAAGAATATGACGATTGACAGACAAGCTGAAGAGGTACGTAAAGTGAAACGTTCGGAAAGTGGAATGATCCAAGATCCAGTTACGCTTTTAGAAACGTCTGTAGTTGCAGATGCTTTTAAGATCATGAAAGAGCATAAAATTGGAGGTATTCCTGTTGTTAGTGCCGATAATAAATTGGTAGGTATCATTACTAATCGCGATTTGCGTTTCCAAAAAGACATGGCAAGACCGATTGCTGAAGTAATGACAAAAGACAACTTAATTACTGCTCCAGAAGGTACAAACTTAGTTCAAGCAGAAGAAATTCTTCAAAATTATAAAATTGAAAAGTTGCCTGTAGTTAATGCAGAAGGTTATTTGTGTGGGCTAATCACTTTCAAGGATATTTCTAAAGTTAAAAATTACCCAGTTGCTTGTAAGGATGAAAGAGGAAGGTTACGTGTGGGTGCGGCAGTAGGAGTAACCGCAGATACCTTGCAAAGAGTAGATGCACTTGTTAAAGCTGGTGTAGATGTAATTACAATTGACACCGCTCACGGTCACTCAAAGGGAGTGGTTGATAAATTAAAGGAAGTAAAAGCAAAATATCCAGATTTACAGGTTATCGTGGGTAATATCGCCACTGGTGCCGCTGCTAAATTTTTGGCCGATGCTGGTGCCGATGCGGTTAAAGTAGGTATTGGACCAGGTTCTATTTGTACCACGAGAATCATCGCTGGTGTTGGTGTACCTCAATTATATGCAGTTTTCGAATGTGCTAAAGCACTAAAAGGTACTGGAGTTCCTGTTATTGCCGATGGTGGAATTAAACACACAGGAGATATCGCTAAAGCAATTGCATCTGGAGCAAGCACCGTTATGGCTGGTTCTTTATTCGCAGGAGTAGAAGAATCTCCAGGTGAAACCATCATCTATGAAGGTCGTAAATTTAAATCTTATCGCGGAATGGGCTCTATCGAAGCTATGGAGCAAGGTTCAAAAGACCGTTATTTCCAAGATGTAGAAGACGATATTAAAAAATTAGTGCCAGAAGGTATTGTTGGTCGTGTGCCATTTAAAGGTACTTTGGCCGAGGTGATGTACCAATACATTGGCGGTTTACGTGCAAGTATGGGTTACTGTGGTGCTGCAACAATTGAGAAGTTACAAGAGGCTCAATTTGTACAAATCACTGCTGCAGGTATGAGAGAAAGTCACCCTCATGACATTACAATCACCAAAGAAGCACCAAACTATACAAGATAA